One Vicugna pacos chromosome 12, VicPac4, whole genome shotgun sequence genomic window carries:
- the LOC140700375 gene encoding olfactory receptor 6C2-like, translating to MKNHSVTTFILLGLTDDPQLQIPIFMFLFLTYMLSITGNLVIISLTFMDSHLQTPMYYFLQNFALLEISFTSACIPRYLYNIATGGRSITYNICVVQVFFTDIFGVTEFFLLAAMAYDRYVAICKPLHYVTIMNNRVCKRLVLCSWMAGFLIILPPLTLFLNLKFCDSNVIDYFFCDASPILKISCSDTWLIEQLVIVCAVLTFILTLVCVFLSYVYIIKTTLRFPSAQQRKRAFSTCSSHMIVVSITYGSCIFVYVKPSAKESVTINKGVAVLMTSIAPMLNPFIYTLRNKQVRQAFSDSFKRIALSSKK from the coding sequence ATGAAAAACCACTCAGTCACAACATTCATCCTGTTGGGACTGACAGATGACCCTCAACTTCAGATTccaattttcatgtttctatttcTCACTTACATGTTAAGTATAACAGGGAATCTGGTAATCATATCCCTCACTTTCATGGATTCCCATCTTCAAACACCCATGTACTATTTCCTACAAAATTTTGCCTTACTGGAAATTTCATTTACATCTGCTTGTATCCCTAGATATTTGTACAACATAGCAACAGGTGGCAGGTCAATTACTTACAATATTTGTGTTGTTCAAGTGTTTTTTACTGACATCTTTGGAGTAACAGAATTCTTTCTCCTGGCtgccatggcctatgaccgctatgtggccatctgcaaacccctGCATTATGTGACCATCATGAACAACAGAGTCTGCAAGAGGCTTGTCCTCTGCAGTTGGATGGCTGGCTTTTTGATCATACTACCACCACTTACTCTGTTCCTAAATTTGAAATTCTGTGACTCAAATGTCATTGATTATTTTTTCTGTGATGCATCTCCTATCTTGAAGATTTCATGCTCAGATACGTGGCTCATAGAGCAGCTGGTTATTGTCTGTGCTGTGCTGACCTTCATTCTGACccttgtgtgtgtttttctgtcCTATGTATACATAATCAAGACTACTCTAAGATTCCCCTCTGCCCAGCAAAGAAAAAGAGCCTTTTCCACCTGTTCTTCTCACATGATTGTGGTTTCCATCACCTATGGAAGCTGTATCTTTGTCTATGTCAAACCTTCAGCAAAGGAATCAGTGACTATCAATAAGGGTGTGGCAGTGCTAATGACATCCATCGCTCCCATGTTGAACCCATTCATTTACACTCTGAGAAACAAACAAGTGAGACAAGCCTTTAGTGACTCATTCAAAAGAATTGCATTATCCTCAAAGAAATAA